A single Primulina eburnea isolate SZY01 chromosome 11, ASM2296580v1, whole genome shotgun sequence DNA region contains:
- the LOC140805949 gene encoding phospholipase D delta-like, with product MAEEQLMLLHGDLELHIYEARSLPNMDIVSERLRRFFTACDACRSANAADSEGSGGGSRQRDRKLHHRPKMITSDPYVTVSVPQATLARTRVIPNSQRPTWNEHFLIPLAHPVAFLDIRVKDNDTFGADTVGKVLIPAEKIASGEVIEDWFPVISSSGKPPKPDTALRLKMKFVPCNKNPLYNHGIAGDPSHKGVRNTYFPLRKGSSVTLYQDAHNKDDGKMPEILLESRLVREHARCWEDICHAISEAHHLIYIVGWSVFHKIKLIREPTKPLPRGGDLTLGELLKYKSQEGVRILLLVWDDKTSHDKLLINTEGMMKTHDEETKKFFRNSSVTCVLSPRYGSSKLSFLKQQIVGTVFTHHQKYVLVDTQAHGNNRKITAFLGGIDLCDGRYDTPEHRLFHDHDTVFQDDFHQPTVAAGIKAPRQPWHDLHCRIDGPAAYDVLINFAQRWRKTTKWREFSLLKKKITHWHDDAMLKIERISWILTPAFSFSKDGTHRSFPDDDPNLYVSQEEEPENWHTQIFRSIDSGSVRGFPKFYDEAQKQNLVCSKSLVIDKSIQTAYIQAIRSAQHFIYIENQYFLGSSYAWPSYKNAGADHPIPLELALKIASKIRAQERFAVYVVLPMWPEGNPKDNVMQEILYWQAQTMEMMYKVIAEEIKSMKLDAYPEDYLNFYCLGNREQISDTTAQMNGGTDKVSDSHKFQRFMIYVHAKGMIVDDEYVIIGSANINQRSMAGTKDTEIAMGAYQPHHTWVKKKRHPHGQIYGYRMSLWSEHLGKLEKCFEEPQSLECVKIVNGVAKDNWNRYTRDEFTHLQGHLLKYPMEVDNDGGLNPLPEHENFPDVGGRVLGTHSAGIPDVLTT from the exons ATGGCGGAGGAGCAACTCATGCTTTTACATGGCGATTTGGAACTGCATATATACGAGGCGCGTAGCCTGCCCAACATGGACATCGTCTCTGAGCGCCTCCGCCGCTTCTTCACTGCTTGCGACGCTTGCCGTTCCGCCAATGCTGCGGATTCCGAGGGTAGCGGTGGTGGGAGTCGTCAACGGGATCGGAAGCTGCACCACCGCCCCAAGATGATCACTAGTGACCCTTATGTCACGGTCTCCGTTCCCCAGGCAACACTCGCCCGCACGCGCGTGATACCAAACTCCCAGCGTCCCACATGGAACGAGCATTTTCTTATCCCCTTAGCTCACCCAGTGGCGTTTCTGGATATCCGCGTCAAGGATAATGATACGTTTGGGGCCGACACCGTGGGAAAAGTGTTGATCCCGGCGGAGAAGATCGCTTCCGGCGAGGTGATTGAGGACTGGTTTCCGGTAATTTCTTCTTCCGGTAAGCCACCGAAGCCTGATACTGCGCTGCGGCTTAAGATGAAATTCGTTCCTTGTAATAAAAACCCCTTGTATAATCATGGCATTGCGGGTGACCCATCGCATAAAGGGGTTAGGAACACTTATTTCCCGCTTAGGAAAGGGAGCTCGGTTACTTTGTACCAAGACGCTCATAATAAAGATGATGGAAAAATGCCTGAGATTCTGTTAGAGAGTAGGCTGGTTCGGGAGCATGCCCGATGTTGGGAGGACATATGCCATGCAATCTCCGAGGCGCATCACTTGATATACATTGTGGGGTGGTCCGTTTTCCATAAAATCAAGTTGATAAGGGAGCCAACCAAACCATTACCGAGAGGCGGGGACCTGACACTAGGTGAATTGTTGAAGTATAAGTCTCAAGAAGGAGTCCGGATTCTATTATTGGTTTGGGATGATAAGACTTCGCACGATAAACTATTGATCAACACG GAAGGCATGATGAAAACTCACGATGAGGAGACCAAGAAGTTTTTTCGGAATTCATCTGTAACTTGCGTGCTGTCACCGCGCTATGGGAGCTCTAAACTTAGCTTTCTGAAACAACAG ATCGTCGGAACTGTTTTTACGCATCATCAGAAATATGTTCTGGTTGATACACAGGCCCATGGCAATAATCGAAAAATTACTGCCTTCTTAGGTGGTATTGATCTATGTGATGGTCGATATGATACGCCGGAACATCGATTATTCCATGATCATGACACAGTTTTTCAGGATGATTTTCATCAGCCTACGGTTGCG GCAGGAATAAAGGCTCCAAGGCAGCCATGGCATGATTTGCATTGCAGAATTGATGGGCCTGCTGCATATGATGTCCTTATAAACTTTGCTCAGCGATGGAGAAAAACAACAAAGTGGAGAGAATTTAGTTTACTTAAGAAAAAGATAACCCATTGGCATGATGATGCTATGTTAAAGATTGAGAGAATATCATGGATACTCACGCCTGCCTTTTCTTTTTCCAAAGATGGAACTCACAGATCTTTCCCAGATGATGATCCAAATCTTTATGTGTCccaagaagaagaaccagaaaaCTGGCACACACAG ATCTTTCGATCCATAGATTCGGGGTCTGTCAGAGGCTTTCCCAAGTTCTATGATGAAGCTCAGAAACAG AACCTTGTTTGCTCAAAAAGTCTGGTGATAGACAAAAGTATTCAGACGGCATATATTCAGGCAATCAGATCTGCTCAGCATTTTATCTATATTGAAAATCAATACTTTCTTGGTTCATCGTATGCTTGGCCGTCATACAAAAATGCAG GTGCTGATCATCCGATCCCACTGGAGTTAGCACTGAAAATTGCTAGCAAAATTAGAGCGCAGGAGCGATTTGCAGTATACGTTGTTCTTCCAATGTGGCCAGAGGGTAATCCTAAAGATAATGTTATGCAAGAAATTCTTTATTGGCAG GCGCAAACTATGGAGATGATGTATAAAGTTATTGCAGAGGAGATCAAGTCCATGAAATTAGATGCATATCCTGAAGACTATTTGAATTTCTACTGTCTTGGCAACAGGGAACAAATTTCAGATACTACTGCTCAGATGAATGGAGGCACTGATAAG GTTTCAGACTCACACAAGTTTCAGAGATTTATGATTTACGTGCATGCCAAGGGAATGATTGTCGATGACGAGTATGTCATAATAGGATCTGCCAATATCAATCAAAGATCGATGGCAGGCACAAAAGACACGGAGATAGCAATGGGCGCATATCAACCTCATCACACTTGGGTAAAGAAGAAACGGCATCCCCATGGCCAG ATATATGGATATAGAATGTCCCTTTGGTCCGAACACCTTGGTAAGCTAGAAAAATGTTTTGAAGAACCACAGAGCTTAGAGTGTGTAAAGATAGTGAACGGGGTCGCTAAAGATAATTGGAATAGATACACGCGTGATGAGTTTACGCATTTACAAGGCCATCTACTCAAGTATCCGATGGAGGTAGATAATGATGGCGGCCTCAATCCTTTACCAGAACACGAAAATTTCCCAGATGTGGGGGGCAGAGTTCTTGGAACTCATTCTGCTGGTATTCCTGATGTTTTAACAACATGA
- the LOC140805948 gene encoding uncharacterized protein, which translates to MSDGTQDDRSPGTAVNPGDERESTDNSAATNCSNSSVADSLNLLISSVITGFDRTADATSRSQDKLCSALDRLTGELDNLLEDAPSTFIMQHSARISGVRKRVRSLNSVLKSIQQRIDNMDRMISAGLMRDKLVSQSSGQH; encoded by the exons ATGTCGGACGGAACCCAAGATGATCGTTCGCCGGGGACCGCCGTCAACCCTGGCGATGAACGCGAATCTACTGACAATTCAGCTGCGACAAATTGCTCAAATTCCTCGGTAGCGGACAGTTTGAACCTGTTGATTTCATCTGTAATCACAGGCTTCGATCGCACGGCCGACGCCACCTCTAGAAGCCAAGATAAACTATGCTCTGCTCTCGATCGCCTCACCGGAG AGCTTGATAATTTACTGGAAGATGCACCGTCGACCTTCATCATGCAACATTCAGCGAGGATTTCTGGTGTTAGGAAAAGGGTCAGATCATTAAATTCAGTTTTAAAGTCTATACAACAGCGGATTGACAATATGGATCGAATGATATCAGCTGGATTGATGCGTG